Proteins co-encoded in one Megalops cyprinoides isolate fMegCyp1 chromosome 1, fMegCyp1.pri, whole genome shotgun sequence genomic window:
- the LOC118785395 gene encoding serotonin N-acetyltransferase-like has translation MAQQVSSSPFLRPFFLKTPVSVPSPHRQRRHTLPASEFRNLTPQDAISVFEIEREAFVSVSGECPLTLEEVLSFLGQCPELSLGWFEEGQLVAFIIGSGWDKERLAQESMTTHVPDTPTVHIHVLSVHRHCRQQGKGSILLWRYLQYLRCLPGLRRALLICEEFLVPFYLKAGFKEKGSSAISVGTLSFIEMEYLLGGVAFARRNSGC, from the exons ATGGCGCAGCAGGTCAGCAGCTCTCCTTTCCTCAGGCCCTTCTTCCTGAAGACGCCCGTGAGCGTGCCCAGTCCGCACCGCCAGCGCCGCCACACCCTCCCCGCCAGCGAGTTCCGCAACCTCACCCCGCAGGACGCCATCAGCGTGTTCGAGATCGAGAGAGAAG CTTTTGTCTCAGTGTCTGGCGAGTGCCCGCTCACACTGGAGGAGGTGCTGAGTTTCCTGGGGCAGTGTCCAGAGCTGTCCCTGGGCTGGTTTGAGGAGGGCCAGCTGGTGGCTTTCATCATCGGCTCTGGGTGGGACAAGGAGCGGCTGGCGCAG GAGTCCATGACCACGCACGTCCCCGACACCCCCACCGTGCACATCCACGTGCTCTCCGTGCACCGCCACTGCCGCCAGCAGGGCAAGGGCTCCATCCTGCTGTGGCGCTACCTGCAGTACCTGCGCTGCCTGCCGGGCCTGCGCCGCGCCCTGCTCATCTGTGAGGAGTTCCTGGTGCCCTTCTACCTCAAGGCCGGCTTCAAGGAGAAGGGGTCCTCCGCCATCTCCGTGGGCACCCTCAGCTTCATCGAGATGGAGTACCTGCTAGGGGGAGTCGCCTTCGCCCGGCGGAACAGCGGCTGTTAG